From the Chloroflexota bacterium genome, the window GGAAACTTGGGCCGGGCTCAGGCAGGCAAGGGACGGAAAGGGGAGTGTTCTGTCTCTGCGGGCGCTATGGGGATCATAGATGATTATGCGTCGGAACGGATCACCCCCTTCCGGATAGCATATCGGACCAGCTCGGCCGTGTTGTGGACGTCTAGCTTGCTCATCAGGTTGGTCCGGTGAGCCCGGACCGTCTTCTCGCTGATGTGGAGCAGCTGGGCGATCTCCCGTGTGGAGTATCCTTCGGCGATCAGTTGCAGGACCTCTCGCTCTCGATCGGTCAGCTTGCTGTAGCTGTTGGTCTCCGTCGCGGCCGTAGCCCCGCGCAGGTAGGCCTCGATGACCGTCCGGGATATGGCGGGACTGAGGAAGAAGTCGCCGTGGTGGACGGCCCGGATCGCGGAAACGAGATCGGATACGGCGGTATCCTTCAGCAGGTATCCAGAAGCCCCGGCCTGCAGGGCCTGGAGCACGTGTTCCTCGTTGGCGTGCACGCTCAGGATCAGGACTTTGACCTTGGGGAATTGCTGTTGGATGCGGCGGGTCGCCTCCAGGCCGT encodes:
- a CDS encoding response regulator transcription factor, producing MNKVRVLLAEDHTIVRQGLESLLRSEPDIEVVGEAINGQEALQKVEQLYPDVVLMDISMPLLNGLEATRRIQQQFPKVKVLILSVHANEEHVLQALQAGASGYLLKDTAVSDLVSAIRAVHHGDFFLSPAISRTVIEAYLRGATAATETNSYSKLTDREREVLQLIAEGYSTREIAQLLHISEKTVRAHRTNLMSKLDVHNTAELVRYAIRKGVIRSDA